gaagcaggccctccggaagaacccaaaagttgtcaaatcggaggcggacttcaagagaaaatggatttctgttcaaaaaaaaaactacaacctgacgttgtacagaaccttatggatggggtaaagaggaaagtgcgagcatacgggcttgggctcgaagtatgaataaaaagaaaatgctaaaagttgtttaatagtctttattttactgtctaaaattttcaaaaggatcggtctactgggcgaatttctacagcgttttttccgtgatgcaatttgatgtgacacaccctttatttctctATAAGCTCCGgcgtgttgggcgggttcatttcctttggcacgaaggtgaccccgttggctttgtaccactccaacacgtcctttgaatagtggcacgaagcgagatccggccagaagatggtcgggccctcgtgctgcttcaatagtggtagtaagcgcttctgtaggcactcgttaaggtaaacctgcccgtttaccgtgccggtcatcacgaaggggcgctccgctttcctcaGAGggagatcgcttgccacaccatgtacttgttggcaaacttggatagtttctgcttgcgaatctcctccggaacgctgaatttgtcccctgcggagaagaacaacaggcccggcagctgacgaaagtccgctttgacgtaggtttcgtcgtccattaccaggcaatgcggcttcgtcagcatttcagtgtacagcttccgggctcgcgtcttcctcaccatgttttgccttccgtcgcggttaggagccttctgaaccttgtatgtacgcaggccctcccactgcttggtccgctggacgaatgaacttgacaaattcagcttattggcgacatcccggaccgaacttctcggatcacgtctaaactgcttatcTACGCGCTTATGATCTTTTTCACCGACGGAGcgtccatttttgccgttcttcaccttccggtcgatggttaggttctcgaagtatcgttttagtactctgctgaccgtggattggacgattcccagcatcttaccgatgtcccgatgtgacaactccggattctcgaaatgagtgcgcaggattaattcacgacgctctttttcgttcgacgacatttttccaaatttacgaaaaattgacagtgaagcatggccaacgtgatctatacattcttatctgattataagcggaaactgaagatataattcctaaaaattaaatttctacagcgttttttccgtgatgcaatttgatgtgacacaccctttaaatcgaatgaaaaatacaaaggTCTTAATGCTATACTTGATCTGGATCCGCTTCATCGCCATCGCTCACGTCAAGATCTCCGATCACACACCACGGTTTTAACCGATCTGCTGCGTAAACCGTATCCAGCGTTGTCGTTTTCCGCTGTGCCCCTGGAATATCCCTTGGCTTATAGGTCAATACCAGCTGAATTGGAGTCACACCTGTAGTTGCGTTGGACTGCTGGTAGGTTTTTGTCCCACTTGCGAATATCCTCTTCCAACATAGTTCGAACGGCGTTCAAAATTGTTCTATTTGCTCGCTCCACTTGGCCGTTCGCCCTCGGTGAGCCAACCGCAACCAAGACATGTTGGATATAATGCTCTTCACAAAACTTTCTGAAACTGCTCGCCGTGAATGCTGTGCCACGATCAATTATTACTCGTTGAGGAGTTCCAAATGTTGCCGATACATCGCTCATCATTTTAACCACCAGATCTGCTTTTGTTGAACGAACTGCCTTCAGAAAAACGAACTTTGAGAATCCGTCAATGATCACCAATACATGTGCATTTCCGCTCGTTGAAGTGGGAAACGGACCAACGTGGTCCAAATGAAGAGTCTGGAATGGAACAGGAATCTTGGGAATCGTATTCAGCTTGCCTTTAATAAGGCTTTAATAAACTCCTTCACATAGTGCCACATCCTTTTGAACCAAAATTTCTTTCGTAGGATTTCTAATACTTTGTCCTCAGCCATATGCCCCATGTCATCGTGGTACGCCTTTAGCATTCTCCATCTTATTCGCTCTGGCACCACCCACATCAATTCTCCTTCCACTCGCCGCATCAAACGATTTTGCACCAACACGTAGTCGTGTCGTATTTACCGCTCACAATCGTTCTGAACCGGGCTTTTCAGCGACACAATTATCGTTAATAGTTTCGTATCTTGACGTTGCATCGTTACCAGGAAATCACTTTTGTCTATTTCCAACTGCATGATGTGGAACATCACCGGCTCTTGTTCCTCTGGTTCACCAACAGGATGACGGCTAAGTGAGTCCATATGCTGCATCTTCGTTCCTGGTCGATGCTCCAGCTCCATCTCAAACTCTTGCAGCTTCAAAATCCATCTTGCCACTCGTCGGCACATATCCTTCTTCGTCATCGTCTGAGTTACCGCACTGCAGTCAGTAACCACTTTGAATGGCCTACCCAACAGAGACTGCCTGAACCGCTCCACGCTTGCCACAACCTCCAACACTTCCAGTTCAAAACTGAAATATTTTTGCTCCTGCTCACTCGTTTCCCTGCTGAAAAAACTAACTGGTCTCCAGCCTTCAAAACTTCGCTGCAacagaattcctcccaaaccaACCACAGATGCGTCGGTGTGCAACTCTACTTCCTGTTCTGGATCATACAACGCAATAACAGGTCTCGTGATTAGCGCCGACTTCAAATCTTCAAACGACTGCATTTGCACTTCGTTCCATTCGAACTCCCGATCATGCTGCAACAGTTTCACCAAAGCATTCGCCCGCAGCCCGTAATTCTTGACAAACCTCCGAAAGTATCCGGTCAGTCAAAGAAATTGCTGCACTTCCAGTCTGCTAGTGGGCACCGAAAAATTCTTCACTGCatctattttccgctgtcctgGTTTCACTCCGTCCTTCGATACTTCGTATCCAAGAAATTCGACCGATCTCTTGAAGAATTGACTTTTTTCAGATTCACGGTGAACCCATGTTCCCGTAGCACTAATAGCAAacgtttgaatttttcaaaaacattttccTCCGTCTTACCAGTAAGGATCACGTCGTCAAATGCCACCAAGTTATCATCTTGTAGTTTGGAGACCATTTGGTTCATCGCGCGTTGGAATACAGCGCATCCATTTACCAAATCCAAATGGCATTCGGGCAAATTGGTAGTGGCTGTCCATCGTCGAAAATGCTGTCAGCCTTTTGCTACTTTCCGACACCGGTATTTGATAATACCCACTATACAAATCAATAGTGATGAATACCTCACCACCAGCCAACTTACTTAAACAATACTCGACCGTTGGCATCGGGAACCTATCTTTCACCGTTTTATTGTTTAACGAGCGATAGTCTACTACCATCCGGTATTCTCCTTCTTTCTTCGGGACAATAGATGTCCTGCTACTATAAGGTGACATTGTTGGCTCAATAATCCTCGCATCCAACAGCTCCTTCACAATTCATTTAATCTCCTGCTCCCGTGAGAACTCCATCTTGTACGGCTTTTCATACACTGGTTGTGGATCATGTAGCACAATATCCAACTCGACAAACTTGGCTTTGCCCAGTTCACGTACGTTCTTCGAGAAACAGTCTCGATTCTCCTCAACGCACTTTAGAAGCTCGCTTGACCTGACCACTACTCCATCGGTGTTGAAATCCGCTTCTTTCACAGGTTCGTAAACCTGAATTGAAAGCACTTCTCGTACAGACTTTTCGTTATTTGGTCCttcttttttattcttttcacACTCTCCGTTTTCCAGCCAGACTCTTCCTTCTTTCTTCGTCATCACTACCGTTTCTCTCTTCAGGACGTCTGTGCCTACAATCACTGGCAATTCCTGTGCAAAGTTTGGCACCACTAAAAAGTCTACTTTTTCCTCAATTTCGTCCACTTTTAGTGCCGCCACCACCTTTTCCGTCACCCGAATACGCCGTCCGCCAAATCCTTTCAGCAACACATCCGCCGCATGACTGTTACCGAATTTCCTTGCCATCGAGTTCTTGATTGTTGTCACCTTGCTGCCATTATCAATCAACGCCATCATTTGAAATTCGCCGACCGATACCAGCTTCTCAAACTCGTCATCTACATCGATCGCTTTCACTGGCCTCGAATATTCACCATTTCGGCTCAACGAGCAATTCTTCGCCAAATGCCGTTCCGATCCACATCGAAAGCATTTCCTAGGCTTCGGTTTCTCCGGGCAATTGTCCGCCACATGATCACTTTTGGAACACCGATAGCAAACTTTCTCCCTCCAGTTAGGCCTTCCTAAATCCGTTGACCTCATACTATCTAATCCATCTTACCATTTTAGCTGCTCCAGAAGCTCGGGCAACGTCCAAGGCATGGAAATTGTTACCCCTTTCGACCGATGCATTCCTTCCACTCCAGCTATGACATACTTCATGATAGTTCGATCATCAAATTTACCCTGCCAAGCGCGACTTGATCGTAAAAATATGTTTCGATCGTTTCAGACAACCTTTTATTCCTCTTCATTAGCTTCTCGTGAATGGATATAGGATTCAACGATTCCGGAAAAGCCTCAAGGAATTTCACTTTAAAGACAGGCCACGTTTTCACGAACATTTGTGCTCCATTCCACCAGAGTCGTGCTGCTCCTTTCAAGTGCATTTTTGCACAGAGGAATTTGGTTAGGTCCGACCAGCCATAAATTTCCGCGGTTGCTTCCAAATTATCCATCCAGCTTTGTGCCGGTTCACTAGTTGCCTCATCTGGGTTGAATTCGGCAATAAGGTTCTCCATTTCATAGCGAGATGGCTTAGACACGTCCAAATCCAATCCTGTTTGAATCACGGCCTGCGAATTCAACATCCAACATCCAACATCCATCCTCTATACGGTGTTGCGAGTGGTCACGGTATCAGGCTCTGAATCACTGAAGTCGTCACTGCTAATCTCCTCAGCCACTTTCACGATCGGAGGGTCGGACTCACTCATCAAAAAAATGATGTCGTTTTTTTTCGAACACGTTCCACCTGAACAATGTATCGTGGGAACAATAGTCCTCGCACAAAGCACACTCTTAAGCAGAGATAAAGAATTGTTCTTGCACCGGCCGTGAACGATGAACCCACGCTTACCGAAAGACTTCAATTTACTTTTCCGAAACGATTCTTATAACTTTACCGACGATATACCCGTAGGATATCCTGTCTACAGCAAATGTAGACCTACAGTCTGGAATTTGTGTATTTGGTAAGAAATAAATCCCACAACCAAGAGAATCTAACAACGAACGATCACCGATTCTCGTAAATCTCGGACTTTATTTCTTCATCGTACAATTAGAACTGCCCCTCTCTTATCCAGTGTCCAGTACAATGCTTCGATAAGTAAGTGGATGGgatcagtgccacaaattatcaaaatttattcacgaatggaggaattaactttttcccagtgtcggatgaattcttTTCTGTTGATACTCAACATTATATCTGTcctaatgagtataacacaagagtcgagacgcgtgaactttgcgcagtatattaaacgaaaacagcacgaatgaatttcgaaaagcctgcattcaggcactttcctTACTGTCGATAATTGCAGATGATTATCACGAAAGCCAAATAGATCTTCATCGCATGCAGTGAATTTATTGAGAACGTGTTTTATTAACATATTCAGAGAAGAAGATAGGAAAAGGTATCCGGAAAAGCCAACATTATGGGTTTCattgagcgttgaccgttgtgcggCGGTAAGCGGTTGAAGATCATTAAACCGGAATTCAAAACAAGATTAGGTTAATTTTCCATTCGGCTATTATTTTCACCCATTGACCATTTGATTGGGGGTGTATGTCGTTACCGAACGATCggaagtagattcataaaacatagTCAAAGAGTTATACTATACATTGCAATGTCGAAgtcaccaaaaacaaaaaaaatatgcctTCCCTTACCATTAAACGATTTAACACTCAATTGGTTGATGTTGAATTTTACGCTTTGATTCTCACTAACACGCAGTGATCTTCAAGTTCGACGTTTCGAATATCATGACGGaaatgaagatgcaaatgaaaaattaacttcATGGCATGTTGATGGGGATATTCATCCCACTCGTGTTCATtaatagtgttgtttcatatttatcgactctcgcttgatcGCTAGATCATCAATACAAGGTAAgttgaaattcgccgtatttgaatgtcatgaacgtgaatattttcggcactggaTGGGATACAACGATATAGATAGGGATGctctaaattttaaattttagaatAGTTTACACACGAGTATACTTTTTCTTGCAGTTTGgactctgtttttgaagattttcactgatattttgatgattatttgactaaattgtattaaaacatgtttgaaaatgccacttccatttatccattatggtaatagtgttcctggagtgtcgtaataagtgtacccattatggtaatagaACATGGAAAAGGTGTTAATAAGATTCAAATAATActccaataataatttttaaatgaaacTATGCCTCTAAATATTACACTCGACAACAATTATGGGAACGGAGCACGAAGTCGAAGTTTTTAAGTGTTTAAGAATAATActccaataataatttttaaatgaaacTATGCCTCTAAATATTACACTCGACAACAATTATGGGAACGGAGCACGAAGTCGaagtttttaagtgattttagaaacgctgtaactttgtgaaaaaccaacgcatgaagatgggatatacatcattttaaagcttcattTAAAGCTTCAAGTTTTTAGATGTAATACTATTCTATCTTTTTGTGTGTATGCGTGGTGGAAATCAAGAAAAACAATCGATTTTTTCTGTTTCTTAAAGATTTTGTAGATAAACACAGTGTTTTATTAACCAAGTCAAgagtaaatccaattaacctcatcaatcagcactcatttgattccaagaacgctcctgtaggtcatttttttcaataatgcgaTTATTCCCAAACTTTTTTATTCCAAAACTTTCTCTCACGATAACCATGGCCTTCCAGACAGATTTATACACATAACTTcaatatgcaaagaacatcaaccaattatttgtattcaaaatttaaaaaattaagaactTCCGGGATGAAAATCTGAGAGAGGGAACACTTAACTagctacaaataaaaaaagaatcaaTTACCGGATTACAAGTtccggttatgatttatcttctgttcatgagaaactatttttttttctcatatccgGTACTCGGCCGGATAccaaatattgaccggatagacaggataccgaatatccgtttcatctctagattagGCTGTTGTTATGTGCTTCCCGGTTGTAAAATAACTGCCTGCTCCTCGTTGCTTGGCCTCTGTACTAGCTGACAGGAGAATCACAAAGGCGTGAGGGTTGTGATgcagttttcgcttctcttcaggaaTTGAACAAAGGATATTAATCCATTCACCTAAGATTTCATTTTCACGGGAGTGGATCCAACGAATATGCTCCGGTCGGACACGCATAGTGCTATTTCACTACACTACTGAGCGTTCAAAAGCGCCCTATTATATGCAATTGCACAGCGTGAAAACGTGcggtacaaccataatagcatcattcagctcgcgcagtccgaagacatcggtcgcaaatttgttcgcgtctatcatataggggagattataccgttatcagttcgtggctggtgaagttatttcgccctaacggggttctctttattgcgcgagtgagaagagcaatcacaaccagcgtgaggaagaagtcctccacagcgggcgcggtgcgtgtgccgtatcatcgctgtgtgtgctttagcatcgtcatcgattccatcatcgtgttgtggtgcgatttaccgttgcagctgtaccgagcgattgccacgcggttcgattgggacaccgtttcatttcattcgcattggtgtgcgatttaggtataatatatattaggtttaggaagatagaagaattcaaaattgtattattttatatctgccgtaatggcagaaggtcatgttgaaatggagattgaaactactgtttcctcctcactagctacaacgggggctgggaagtcgctcaaacgcgttcccccctcagaagatgtttcttcagagaaagagttgattaacctcaacaagcccccctcaagaaaattggcaaacttttcctcttcgccccctcaatctcccgctcccgcttccgctcaactcccgaatttgcctcccagtcctactgatcccgctcccgctcaacaatcgacctcgtcctcctcctcagttgtttcctctcctcgtgtcaaggtctatccagacggcgcatctggagctggtccatgggttgtttttttccggcccaaaccaaaaggaaagtctattaatgtcattcaggtttcgaaagatctggcaagatattattcctccgtggtcgaaatctctaaggttaggccgaacaaactgcgtgttgtcgtgagtgatcggaaacacgcaaatgcaattgtgatcgacgagaggttcaccctagagtatcgagtctacgtgccttcccatgacgtagaaatctcaggggtggtaactgaaacgggtctgacgtgccaattgataaaagaaggagttggtaaattcaaaagactccctttggtgggcgttaaaattttggacattcgccaactaggtaaagtatcccaagaagagggaaaaacgaaattcacaccgtcagactcgtttcgtgtaacttttgctggttcggccctccctgactacgtcatggtggacaaattgagactgcctgtgcgactcttcgtgccaaagtccatgacttgcaacaaatgcaagtcagttggtcacacttcagattattgtgccaacaaggagcgctgtgcaacttgcggagagcaacatgtgggggaatcctgtagtgcgactgagcataagtgtccatattgcgggggatccccacacgtgctctcagcttgtgaaacttacaagagtcgctgggagaaacagaagcgctctttgaaggaacgctcaaaacgcacttttgcggatattttaaagggcgcttctccactggcccaacaacaatcaatcaacactcaaaatgtcttcgccacgttgcccgttgacgaaatggaagcggacacagctaacgggagcacaccgttcattttccaagggaatccccggcgcaaaaacgtgaccactcccaaagttcaaggacaagccccaccggttataccccctgttagcatgtctaaaaaattgagtgcagcggacaagcaaaatcaggttcctcctggtttccgtgggaatagttcaccttcgaacgacccagcactcgaggggacatcaaaaaccccaactgtccctgtttttccgtccagttcaacttcccaatcgggatttataaagttgtctgaccttttggaccaaatcttcaagtgttttaatgtagccgactccatcagaaccattgtcatttcaatgctttcagtgttaaagacaattttgcaacaattgatgcaaacatggcccctccttgcaatgattatctctcttgatgtctaatttaaatagagaggtcggagatatcactgttttacagtggaattgtcgtagtcttatccctaaattggatactttcaaatttttaattcataacttcaattgtgatgtttttgctctgtccgaaacctggctctcttctcaaaatgatctctctttccacgattttaatataatacgcttggaccgcgatgacagatacggaggggtgctattggggatcaataagtgccccccatttttaaaattgaacTTCCActtattggagggatcgaagctgttgcttgtcatgcaaccatcagaggcaaagacctctgtattgtcagcttgtattggcctccgagagctgcggttagccgcaaacaacttgatgacatgtgctcactccttcctgagccacgattgatcttgggaaacttcaactctcacggaactgcctgggggaaacagtacgacgacactcgttcactgttgatttatgatctttgtaacagctgcaatatgacacttttgaacactggggaaacaacacgtgtacctaaacctcctgctaacccaagtgctcttgacctctcgctttgctcgaattcactatcgttagattgcaagtggaatgtaatccaggaccccaacggtagtgatcacttgccaatcaaaatttccatccccattgggtcgaattcttctgaatctataaacatggcatatgacctcacaagacacattgactggaaaaaatatgcggacgcgattgctctagccatcaattccagagatggtttgcctccattggaggagtataacttcatttctcgtttgatctatgacagcgcggttcgcgctcaaacgaaacccatcccaggttccactattcgtcgaaggcctcccaatccatgg
The Toxorhynchites rutilus septentrionalis strain SRP chromosome 2, ASM2978413v1, whole genome shotgun sequence genome window above contains:
- the LOC129765631 gene encoding uncharacterized protein LOC129765631, encoding MRSTDLGRPNWREKVCYRCSKSDHVADNCPEKPKPRKCFRCGSERHLAKNCSLSRNGEYSRPVKAIDVDDEFEKLVSVGEFQMMALIDNGSKVTTIKNSMARKFGNSHAADVLLKGFGGRRIRVTEKVVAALKVDEIEEKVDFLVVPNFAQELPVIVGTDVLKRETVVMTKKEGRVWLENGECEKNKKEGPNNEKSVREVLSIQVYEPVKEADFNTDGVVVRSSELLKCVEENRDCFSKNVRELGKAKFVELDIVLHDPQPVYEKPYKMEFSREQEIK